The window TTAAAATTATTAATTAGTAATCGTGATTTTTCTGTCTGCAGGTCTGAAGTACCAGGAAATAAGAACCAGTACTAATAATAATACTGCCGGAAAAGTTCTTCCTGCCGTATCACCCACAATAAGATGGGAAATTACAGCTCCTGACATGACGAAGAAAAATCCTGCATATGCCCATTCTTTTAATAGCAGACGTTTGGGAATCAGGATGGCAATAACGCCCAATATTTTCCATATTCCGATGATGGTCATCAGATAAGAAGGGTAGCCCAGATTGGTAAAGTTGAGCAGTTCATCTTTACTTTTCATCAATTGGACAATTGCTGTAGAAACCATTCCCAGGGCCATCCAAAGCGTAAATACCCAATAGATGATTTTTGTTCTTTTGTGTGATTTTTGTGGTGTGTTCATGATCTGTTTTTTTATAGTGAGTCATTTAATCCTATTCCGTCCATGATTTGTGGAATGCATTTTTCAATGCGGGCTTCCCGGGTTTTGGACTGTTTGGCAGAAGAAAAGTGAAGCAGATAAGCTCTTTGTCTTCCCGGAGTTAATGCATGAAAAGCTTCTTGCAATGCCGGATTCTGATCCAGTTTGTTCTGAAACTCTTCAGCCATTTCAAATTCTTTTGTTTTCTTCATTTCAACCTTAGCACCTGATTCTTCTATTTCAACAGCTTCAAACATATAGCTGCGAAGAACATCTTCCAAATCATTGATTTGATCTACATCCGTAAAACGAACCTGTCTTGCAGCCTGTACATTTTTAGACTGCTGAATCAGGATTTGGTCCGGGTCTTTCATCAAAGCTCCTTTAAAGAAGAGAAGTGCACAATATTCTTTAAAACCATGGATCAGGAAAATATTTTTCGCTTCATAGGTATAACACGGGCATCCCCATTTTAAATCTTCTACAAGTTCGGTGCTTAGGGCAATTGTTCTTAATTTTTCAAATTCTTTATGCCATTGCTGGTTTTCATCAAAGAAAAAATTGACTTTTGGATTCATGGTGTTGTATGTTTGAGGGGTTGAGAGTATTAGAGTATTAGAGTATTAGAGTGGGAGAGTTGGGGTTGGATATAAACCTCGAACCTCGTATCCCGCATATTTCGATATAGCATTCCTATAACCTATAATCTGCTACCTAACATCTCCTGTAAACGGTTATGCGCCATATTAATGCCCTGAGCGAATGGCATTTTCAGATGCTGATCTCTGAAATCTACAGATTTATAAATGGTTTGGATGGTAATTTTGCTGGTAGTATCCGTCATTTTTTCAAATTCTAAAAACTCAATCTGAACCGGAAACGGAGTGTTTTCCATCTGAAAAGTCCTTATAATTTTCTCATTCTGAACAATATCATGAATAGTTCCGTTGGCACTGAAAACCACATCGCCTTGAGGATTGGATGTTTCAAACCGGTAACTTCCGTGTTGTTTGTTTTCAAATTTTGTCACTTTGGTGCCCATCCATTGTTCAAAAAGTTCAGCTTCTGTATACGCTTTGAAAAGCAGTTCTACAGGAAGATCAAATTCTCTGATGATGAAGATTTCCTGTTTTCCGTCTTCTGCGTGGATTTTTGTTTTAAGTTCCATATTTTGAGTTTTGGTGTTTGAGGGTTTTCTGAGTATTAGAGTGGGAGAGTTCTAGAGTTTGAGAATACAATCGTTCAAGGTTTAAAGTTTAATGTTCAAGGTTGTTATCCTTTCAAAGGTAATTGACGCTTCACTTGCGAAGCAAAATTGACTATTGACACTAATTGTCTCTCATCTCTTCGTCTATTATCTCTTATCACTATTGTTTTGGAACGCTTTCATTACACTTTCCAGCTTGTTGAACTTTTCGTCCCACATTTTGCGGAAGGGATCTATAAAATCGGCTATTTCTTTCATTTTATTGGGATTTAGGTGATAAATAATTTCTCTGCCGTTTTGTTCAGATCTCAGCAGTTCACATTCTGTAAGGATCTGGAGATGCTTTGAAACGGTAGGTCTCGCCGTATCAAAATTAGAAGCAATAGCTCCCGCTGTCATCGACTGTGCCGCCACCAAAATTAATATAGATCGTCTTGTAGGATCTGCTATCGCCTGAAAAACATCTCTTCTTAAATTCATCGTGTAGTTATTTGACTACAAATATATGCGTAGTTATTTAACTACGCAAGTTTTTTTTGAAAATATTGATATTAAATATGAATAGAATATTCTCATAAAACAGGGAAGTGGGTACAGCAATGTGGTTTTCAGGTGGGAGACAGAATATTGGTTACGGTAAGCAGAAACCAGATTATCCTGGAAAGGGAAGTAGATTATGAAGGATCAATATGATTTTTTGATGGTCTCTCGCAGATTTTGGAGATGACGCAGATTTTTTTTGAGTGTAATAATCTGCGCAATCTGTTTGATCAGCGAGAGATTTCTGAAGCATTAAGGAAGGTGAAGTTTTTAAGTAAAATTAAGATTCAAATAAATTTGAATGAGACATCAACTTTTATGAATGTCTAGATTTTCCTCTTAATAATCTTAACGGCTTAATATGTTCTTAATAGTTTAAAAGTGTAATGCGCTTTTTCTAACGCAAAGTTTTCAGATGATGAGTTTTATTTTTTGAGAGGCCAAGGATTGGCAAGTGAACTTGCCCGATGAAGCGAATGATAGCTTTTAGCAGATTTTATTTATTTTATGAAAATTCCGATGTATTTTCCGCTATATTCTACAACGGTAGTTCTAATATTTTTCTTAGTACAAAAATCCTGATAAGCAGAATTATCACCAATATCATCACTAATAAACACGGCACCAGGTTTCAATCTTTTATAAATTTGTTGGTAAGCCCACATTCTTCCATGGTAACTTTTATCAGAATCATAGTGGAAAACATCAAAAGAGGAAACCTGTTTAAAAATTTTGGGTAAAGATTCTCTATCTGCAAAACGGAATAACTTCCAATGTTTTTTAAGGTTTTCAGGGACAATATAACCTACATACTGATCACCATCCTGAGCAAGATAGGGCATATCTGAGCTATAGAGTGTGCCATTTCTTTTTTGAAGTGAAAGCAATATGGCCAGAGAAGACCATCCATAAGCTACTCCGGTTTCCAGGACATTTTGAGCTTTGGTAAATTCACATGCATAATAAATAAGCTCCAGTGCGCCGGGACCACCCATTGTAATAGGGCATTGCGCTTCTTTTGCACTTGCTTTTTCCAGAATATCAGCATAGGTATTTCTGAAATGATCAATATCCATAGAGAAAAGCCAGGAAACTGCCACTTTTTGAGAAACTGCTATAGATGCAGCCCAGGCATTTGTTTTTGCTTTTCCTTTGAACGGGCTTCTTCTGCTTACCGTATTTTTAATAATTTTTCTGCCCAGTTCAGGATAAAGAGCAGGTCTTTTAAGATAAGCTACAAATGTTTTGAGAACTGTTGACATTTCACTGATTATATTAAAATTACAAGACAAATGTATTTGATTAAAAACCATATTGTATTGAGATAATATTAATTTTGACAGTCAATATGTTTATGATTTTTTAATAATATATCTGGTAATTAATCAATAATAAATCTTATATTTTGAATTAAACGCAAAGTTTTAAAGTGTGATTGGCTTTATTTTAGGAAACTAAGAATATGCAAGTGACTTGCTGATGAAGGAGGATGAGAGCTTCTTGCAGATTTTTTTTATAATATCTGCGATATAATATTTGAGAAAAATGATATTCTCACGTTTTTATAACGCAAAGTTTTAAAGTATGATTGGTTTTATTTTAGGAAGCTGAGAATGGGCAAGTGAACTTGCCTGATGAAGGAATATGGATGGTTTCGGCCGCCTTTGGCGGCCGAAATATATGTTTGTTATGAGAATGGTATTGTAGAGAAAGTTATCATCTGTCAAAGGAAAAATTTGTATTTCCTTCCTTGCCAGTGATCTTTTTATAGAACACCAAGCAGATCCAATAAGGATTTGATTCTTAGTCTTAAAGGGTTTTTCTATCTAAATTTAAAATGGTCTCTTTATAGTTAAGGAAGAATTTTTATTTTTTTCTTTACAAAAATGTCTGTCCAGAAATATATGGAGTACAGTCATTAAAACGGCGATACTTTTCTGCTTTTTCACTTGGGTAGGTATTTTGCTTTTCGTTAACACACTAAAAAGTGTGTTGTTTGCAAATGTATAAAATAATTGTATAAACAGAAAGAAAAATGAGACCAAATTATTCTGACAATTTTTAATGGTCTATAGCTGTGGAAAGCTATACTCGAGAAATAGCTTATCTTTGAGGTTTCGATGTTTTCTAAGCATTAATCAATTATTTGAAGATGAAATTTTTATTAGACTTTTTATTTCGTGTTTTACAACTTTTTACAGAACCTTATTTTTTAGTATTTCTTGCAGTAGTTATCATTGCTCTGCTGAAAAGAAAAAACAAACGTAAAAATCTGAGAATAGGAGTTGGCTTTTTTGCGGTTTTAATGATCATTTTTATAGGAAATGGTTTTCTGGGAAAACTGACTTCCGGATATCTGCAGAAAAGCTATATTAATACTTCTGAGTTGAAGAATTCAGTTTCTCAGAAACCTGTTATTGTTGTACTGGGCGGTGGAGTTGTAGATATTAACAATACAGAAAAACTGCATACGATGTCTTATTCCAGAATTGTTACAGCTTATCAATTGTATTATGAATTCAAGAAAAATAATTTACCCTGCAAAATAGTAATTTCTGGAAAGGGAAGAGGACATACAAGTGAAGCAGAATTATTCCGTGAAAACTTTAAAAAAATGGGGGTCTCAGATACTGATATGATTAAGGAAGATAAAAGCATGAACACATATGAAAATGCAAAGTATTCCAGTAAGATCGTAAAGCAGCTAGCTCCATCTGATATATATTTGGTTACTTCTGGGTTTCATATGAAAAGATCTGTTGCTCTGTTTCATACATTTGGATTAAACCCTGTTCCACAAGCATCAGATTTTATAGATACTGAAATAACACTATTTCCTAACAGCTATAATGCAGCATTTACTTTTGTGATGTTAAAAGAAGTGTTGGGAATATGGCAGGTGCAGCTGTATAATCGTTGGAGATTGAATGGATAGTAACTTAAAACTATTATATAAAAACCGGACACTTAAGCTAATTTAAGTGTCCGGTTTTGGTTTAAAAAACTTTTATTTTATTTTCTTAATAGAAATTACCGTCTGTAAAACCACAGAAGCAATAATAAACACCAATCCTATATAAAACGAAAGATTCACTTCTTTGCTTTCTCCGAAAAATAAAAAGGCCATAATGATTGCGTATACGGGCTCCAGATTGTAGGTTAGGTTCACAGTAAATGCCGGAATTTTCTTCAAAACCTCGGCAAACATAACATATAAACCGACTGTACAAAAAAGCGATAAAACGCCCAAATAAGCCGTATTTTTCAAGTCAGGAACTATGCTGTCTGACTGAAAATAGAGGAGATATACGGGCAAAAATGCTCCCCAGCATAAAGTACCGGCAATCATCTGGTAATAATTGATCACTTTGGTGTCAAAATGACTCACCAGACGTTTGTTATAAATAGTATACAGAGCGCCGAATGCCGATGAAAAAACTCCTAAAATAATCCCAAGCTGATAAGAAGTATCAAAATGAAATATTAAGCTGATCCCAATGATGGTCAGCATACTGAGAAGTAATTCTGAAAGCTTGAATTTCTCCTTATCAATAACAGGTTTGAATACCGCTGTAAAAAAACTTGTCAGACAGTAACATACTACACCAATGGATATATTGGCATATTTTATACTCGCATAAAAAAGAAGCCAATGTAAGGTAAGCAGTATGCCGGCTTTTGAAATCTGAATTTTTCCCCGGAAAGGAATATCAGTTGGAATTTTCAAGAACTTTACAATAAAGAACAAAATAATAGAGGAGAAGAGGAGCCTGTACCAGACCAGCAAACCTTCGTTAAGAGTGATCAGTTTTCCGAATACACCTGTAAATCCGGCCAGAATTACGGCCAGATGTAATAATAAATATGATTTTTTCATTAGAGAACGAACTGTAAAATTGGATTAATATTTTTGTTAGAATGTGAAGCATGAAAAACCCGGCCGTTAATAAGTTAACGACATGAGTACACTTCAAATTAAATTGAAAATATTAAGGTGCCGGAGGAGGCAGACAGTTCGAGCGGTTCATATTGATCTGTTGAATGTCAAATATAGGGAAAAATATTTTGTAAGTCTACATGAAAAATACATTAAACTTGTGTCCATCAGGGTCTGCAAACACAAAACCATAATAATTTTCTCCAAAGCTTTCAGGTTCTGAAACAATGGTTCCTCCTGCATTTTTTACTTCTTCAGCCCATTCATCCACTTGGTTTTTACTTTCTGCAGAAAGGGTAAATATAATTTCGTTGGAACTTTGAGGATCTCCAAATTTCATACTTTTTAGGTTGTTTTCTATGACATTTTTTAAGAAAAAGTGAATAATCAGTTCATTTCCAGCCATAAAAAAACTTACCAGTTCATTGGAACTGTGAGGATTATTGGGTTTGAATCCCAGCTCAGTATAGAATTTCTGTGTGCGTTCAAGGTCGGTTACGGCCAGATTAGCCCAGATCATTTTAGGTTTCATATTATTTTATTTTTTGGTTAAGGTAAAGGTATTCTGTTTTTACGGAATAAAAACTATCATGTGGCAAGATTTTGTATTTTTAGATCAAGGAGAGATTTATTAACAACTTCAATTTAACATAATATATTGGAAAATAAATTATAGCATACATGAATGAGGGTATTGTAAAGAAAATCAAAAAGTTAGGAGGGAAAACAGACGCTGTCCATCCTGATAAAAGTTTTGCTGAAAATTGGCAAAGTGTCAGCTTCAGTCATCATCTTTATGACAAAGACTGGGATGTTTATGGAATCGATCAATATTATGAGCAGTATAAAGATTTGTATATAGAGAATCAGAAAAGTTTTTATAGGAACTTGCTGGAACATTATTTTTCCGATCATGAATTGCCGTACGGTCAATATTTTTTCAAAGATTGGGTTTTCACGCCCTTTAAAGAAAACTCTGAGGATTATGGAGAACTGGATGGGCTTGTAGAAGAATATGAAGTAAAAGAAATCGTACAAGGCAACGAGATGGATTTTATCTGTATATTTTATTCTTATGGATATCCTGATCATTTTTTTGTATGCACAACAGATCCTGATCAAAATAATCCGACGGTGTATAGTACAGATCATGAAGTTTATTTTCAGGAGATTGAAAATGAAGGAAAGCTGGAAGATTTTCTGTATAGGTTTATGACCAAGGAAGAGTTCTTAGAATCCGTTAAAGAATATTTGGAAAGAAAATTAAATAATAAGGGATTCTGGGGTGGTTAATACTCTATTTCAGTTAAATAATAAAAATCCTATAATTTATATTATGTTAAATTGAATATGGTGGTATATTCCTTTATTTTAATTAAAAGCTTAATATTTAATTAATTAGAACTTTTAAGTTAAGACTTAGATATAATACTCAATATTCTTAATTAATAACTATTTGAGAATTATACAATGGTTTTAAAATATTGGATTATAATTTTAATATTATCTTATTAAATGGAGATTTTAAAATATTTTTCAATGAATTTGGTAAATCTGCTCAGATATTTATTTTTAAAAATGAGATTAAAATTCATAACCAAATAATAAAACTTGGCTGTATTAAAAAATATAAAATGGTCTATTAATTTGGATGATTTTTTTAATACATTTATTTTAAGAAAAATAATACTGTATTACAATTTAAAAGTTTGACATCTTTACAATTGAACTCCGGGATACTTGGAAATAAAATCTGCCATTCCGTGAATGTCTTCTGTTCTATAGACAGGTTTATCGGTGTGACGGGGTTCTCCCCCGCTTGCCCCTTGATAAGATGCATCTGCAGTAATTGTAATATAACCAGCTTCCACTAAACGTTGTGCATAAAGACCTGCTGTCTGTTCCTTAATACCTCCATTTGAGTGTGCAACAACACTATTTAAAAGTAATTGGTTTGTGATCAATGGGCACTGACAGAATAGAATAAGTTGTTGTCCTGCCAAATTTACTCAAGCGATCCAGGACTAAAGTAATCTCTTGTGTAGATTTCAGAAACATATGTAAAAAGAAACAAAATTCTCCTGTAGTATGTACCATTTTTACAATCCCTTCTATTTCTTCAGTTTCTTTTAAAAAAGACATAATCATAATATTGGGGTGTAATTTTATTGCAATTAAAACATTTTGTATGTATTGCAATTGTGTATATTCCACAACAACAGCATAGCCTTTTATTATCCCTGCTTCTTCCAGCTTTTTTATACGTTCTGTAACAGCCGGAGCTGTGAGTCCTATTTTTCTGCCTATTTCAGCATTACTCGCTCTTGCGTTTAATTGTAGTTCGTTTAAAATTGCGTAGTGCAGTTTATCTAATTGCATATCGAAATAAAATAATTAAAAAACATTGATTCGAAAGTTTGAAGCAGCTATTTCTATCGAAATGATAGTCTGATTTAAATGTCCCCATCAGATCTTTGTAAAGATAAAAATTTAATGCAGAAACATACCTATAAGAATATGAAAGATAAAAAATTACCTGGTGATGTTAGCTTGAATCACGGAATGGCCGTTATTAGCAATACATTACGAATACATTATGCAGAAGCAGGAAATGGGGAAAATATAATTGTTCTGATACATGGTTTTCCGCAGACATGGTGGGAATGGCGATTTGTAATTCCTGTATTGGTTAATCAAGGATTTCGTGTTATTGCCTTGGATTATCGCGGAGCCGGAGATTCCTGGAAACCTGCGGATGGATATGATAAACGCACTATGGCCAGTGATATTCATCATCTGTTAAAGGAACATCTTAAGATACAAACCCCTGTAGTCCTTATAGGACATGATATAGGCTTAATGATTGCGTATGCTTATGCACAAGAATACCGGACATCCGTATCTCAGCTGGTGGTAATAGACGCTCCTTTACCCGGTACCAAAATATTTGATAAAATAAGGACAGATCACAGGGTCTGGCATTTTGCATTCCATAACGTACACAACCTGCCTGAAATGCTAATTGCTGGTCGTGAGCGACAATATTTACAATATTTTTTCAACCATCGTATTTATAATACAGCAGCTATTAATGAAACTGATATGGACACCTTTAGTCAGGCATATTCTTCAGCCGGTGCTATGAAAGCCGGACTGGAAGTTTACCGGGCATTTGACCAAGACATACTGGACAATGAAAAGAGCATAGCCAAAAATGGGAAACTAACGATTCCTGTTCTGGCAGTTGGAGGGGAAATAAGCACAAGTGGATCTTTTATGAAAGAAATGATGGAAGAAGTAGCAGAAGATGTTACATCAGTACGCATTCCTAAAACAGCGCATTGGGTAGTTGAGGAAAATCCGGAGGTATTTATACAAGAGCTTTTAAAATTTCTCAGCTAGAATCATCATATGAATAAACTAAAAATCAACAATTTAATTTTAATAAAGAAGCGTTCAAAAGAGATTGTATTTTACCTGACCGCCTTCTATAATTGATAATTATGAAAAATATAATACTATCTTTTTTATTGATATATATGCAAAGTTTAACATTTGGACAGAAATTACGGGCCAGGGATATAGGAATTCCATTTAGCGGAACCGTTGGCACATTTAATTCTATAACGGACGTAAAGGGAGTTGAGGTAGGTTATAGTACAATCATTTCCGGGAAAGGTAAAAATACAATCGGTAAAGGACCTGTCCGAACAGGAGTTACAGCTATTTTGCCAAGGGGCCGGAATAATAATCCTGTTTTTGCCAACTGGTACTCACTGAACGGCAATGGCGAAATGACAGGAACAACCTGGGTAACAGAATCCGGTTTTTTAGAAACTCCTATAATGATTACCAATACCAATAGTGTGGGAGTCGTGAGAGATGCTGTTCTCAAATGGTTTGTAAAAGAACATTGGTATAAAGAAGATTGGTGGTACACTTATCCTGTAGTGGCTGAAACGTATGATGGCTTTTTAAATGACATCTATGGTTTTCAGGTAAAAGAAAGCAATGTTTACGAAGCGCTAAATAGTGCGAAATCAGGTAGAATTCAGGAAGGAAATGTTGGTGGTGGAACCGGGATGATGTGCCTTGGTTTTAAAGGCGGAACCGGTACGGCATCAAGGATTGTGAAAACCGGAGATTCTATTTATACCGTTGGCGCTCTGGTTCAGGCTAATTTTGGGAGAAAAGAATCCCTGAAGATTGCAGGTGTACCGGTAGGAAAAGAACTGGAAAATACGGTGGGCAGCGAATTAAAACTGCCTTCAGAGTCTTACCGGCAGGAAGGTGACGGTTCCATCATTGTGGTCATTGCAACGGATGCACCATTATTGCCCCATCAATTAAAACGCATTGCATCAAGAGTGCCTCTGGGAATCGGGAACGTAGGTGGCTATGGAATGAACAGTTCAGGAGATATTTTTATTGCCTTTTCAACAGCCAATTCCACAGCTTTTCAGAGAAAAGATTTTTCTACAGTGAAGATGCTCCCTAATGATTTGATTGATCCTCTATTTGATGCAACTGTACAGGCTGTCGAAGAGTCTATCATTAATGCTATGATCGCCGCCGAAACAATGGAAGGAGTCAATGGAAATAAATCCTATGCCCTTCCCCATCAGCCTGTGATTGATATCTTAAGAAAATATAAAAGAATACCATAAGGAGAGAAATTTATCTGTTTCAGTTTAATTTAATACTAATTCATTAAAATTTTTCTATGAAAAAACTATGGTTTCTAACAGTTTTTACTGTTGTTTTTGCTGCAATGAATTCCTGCAGGGATGAACAATCTATTGATGTGCCCGCCGAGCACCCGAATGCAAAAAAATATCAGCGCATCGTTGATCAGTTTATAGCATCCGGCGCTGTGGGCGTCAACGTCACAGTAATTTCTCCCGAAGGAACATGGAGCGGTTCAGGCGGACTTGCCGACAGGGAAAAAGGTATCAGGATATCTGCCGATAGCAGGCTCCGCATCGGAAGCATGACGAAAATGTTTGCCTCCACAACTATTCTGAAATTGCAGGAAGAAGGTCTCCTGAATATCAAGGATAAAATCAATAAATATCTTCCTCACACTATTACAGACCGTATTGCCAATGCCAATGAGGTAACGATTGAACAGTGCCTTAATCACAGAGCGGGAATCCGGAATTATTTACAGGATATCGCTCCCGGTGTTTTTGACGGAAGTATTGTCAATTATTCCGCAGAGCAGACCCTTCAGCTGATCTATGATAAACCTGCCGATGATCCAATTGGAAAGGGATACTATAGCAATTCCAATTATCTTCTGCTTTCCCTGATTATAAAAAAAGTAACGGGAAAACCCTCCTATCAGATAATCAACGAGAAAATAATCAACCCCCTGGGGCTGAAAAATACGACAGCAAGTACTCTGCTTCCGGATCAGCTCACCCGGTCCTATTATGCTGAAACTGCTAATGAGCCATTGAGTGAAGTAACCCATATAGACAATAACGGAATCGGCGGTGAAGGAGCAATTGATGGTGGAATGATCTCAACATCTTCTGATGTAGCCCAATTTGTGGAGAGCCTGTTAACGAATAAAATACTTTCTCCCGCTTCAATGCAGCAGCTTCAGACTTTTGTGGATAACGATCCTGACCGTCTGGAACCAGATTTAAAATACAATAAACAGTATGGGTTGGGATTAATGAAACTGGATACCAATCAGGGAGTAGCTATGGGTCATGACGGACACGTATTTGGCTTTGGGGGTAAATCCTATTATTTTCCAAAGCAAAAAGTAACGGTATGCATACTTCTCAATACATGGTCTCCAAAAGTGGTTGCATTGCTTAATGCAAAAGATACTTTCAACTTATTGT of the Chryseobacterium viscerum genome contains:
- a CDS encoding alpha/beta hydrolase gives rise to the protein MITNQLLLNSVVAHSNGGIKEQTAGLYAQRLVEAGYITITADASYQGASGGEPRHTDKPVYRTEDIHGMADFISKYPGVQL
- a CDS encoding SRPBCC family protein; protein product: MELKTKIHAEDGKQEIFIIREFDLPVELLFKAYTEAELFEQWMGTKVTKFENKQHGSYRFETSNPQGDVVFSANGTIHDIVQNEKIIRTFQMENTPFPVQIEFLEFEKMTDTTSKITIQTIYKSVDFRDQHLKMPFAQGINMAHNRLQEMLGSRL
- a CDS encoding YdeI/OmpD-associated family protein; translation: MNPKVNFFFDENQQWHKEFEKLRTIALSTELVEDLKWGCPCYTYEAKNIFLIHGFKEYCALLFFKGALMKDPDQILIQQSKNVQAARQVRFTDVDQINDLEDVLRSYMFEAVEIEESGAKVEMKKTKEFEMAEEFQNKLDQNPALQEAFHALTPGRQRAYLLHFSSAKQSKTREARIEKCIPQIMDGIGLNDSL
- a CDS encoding Lrp/AsnC family transcriptional regulator → MQLDKLHYAILNELQLNARASNAEIGRKIGLTAPAVTERIKKLEEAGIIKGYAVVVEYTQLQYIQNVLIAIKLHPNIMIMSFLKETEEIEGIVKMVHTTGEFCFFLHMFLKSTQEITLVLDRLSKFGRTTTYSILSVPIDHKPITFK
- a CDS encoding YdcF family protein, producing the protein MKFLLDFLFRVLQLFTEPYFLVFLAVVIIALLKRKNKRKNLRIGVGFFAVLMIIFIGNGFLGKLTSGYLQKSYINTSELKNSVSQKPVIVVLGGGVVDINNTEKLHTMSYSRIVTAYQLYYEFKKNNLPCKIVISGKGRGHTSEAELFRENFKKMGVSDTDMIKEDKSMNTYENAKYSSKIVKQLAPSDIYLVTSGFHMKRSVALFHTFGLNPVPQASDFIDTEITLFPNSYNAAFTFVMLKEVLGIWQVQLYNRWRLNG
- a CDS encoding O-methyltransferase, coding for MSTVLKTFVAYLKRPALYPELGRKIIKNTVSRRSPFKGKAKTNAWAASIAVSQKVAVSWLFSMDIDHFRNTYADILEKASAKEAQCPITMGGPGALELIYYACEFTKAQNVLETGVAYGWSSLAILLSLQKRNGTLYSSDMPYLAQDGDQYVGYIVPENLKKHWKLFRFADRESLPKIFKQVSSFDVFHYDSDKSYHGRMWAYQQIYKRLKPGAVFISDDIGDNSAYQDFCTKKNIRTTVVEYSGKYIGIFIK
- a CDS encoding DoxX family protein; translation: MNTPQKSHKRTKIIYWVFTLWMALGMVSTAIVQLMKSKDELLNFTNLGYPSYLMTIIGIWKILGVIAILIPKRLLLKEWAYAGFFFVMSGAVISHLIVGDTAGRTFPAVLLLVLVLISWYFRPADRKITITN
- a CDS encoding alpha/beta fold hydrolase, whose amino-acid sequence is MQKHTYKNMKDKKLPGDVSLNHGMAVISNTLRIHYAEAGNGENIIVLIHGFPQTWWEWRFVIPVLVNQGFRVIALDYRGAGDSWKPADGYDKRTMASDIHHLLKEHLKIQTPVVLIGHDIGLMIAYAYAQEYRTSVSQLVVIDAPLPGTKIFDKIRTDHRVWHFAFHNVHNLPEMLIAGRERQYLQYFFNHRIYNTAAINETDMDTFSQAYSSAGAMKAGLEVYRAFDQDILDNEKSIAKNGKLTIPVLAVGGEISTSGSFMKEMMEEVAEDVTSVRIPKTAHWVVEENPEVFIQELLKFLS
- a CDS encoding VOC family protein is translated as MKPKMIWANLAVTDLERTQKFYTELGFKPNNPHSSNELVSFFMAGNELIIHFFLKNVIENNLKSMKFGDPQSSNEIIFTLSAESKNQVDEWAEEVKNAGGTIVSEPESFGENYYGFVFADPDGHKFNVFFM
- a CDS encoding serine hydrolase domain-containing protein, which codes for MKKLWFLTVFTVVFAAMNSCRDEQSIDVPAEHPNAKKYQRIVDQFIASGAVGVNVTVISPEGTWSGSGGLADREKGIRISADSRLRIGSMTKMFASTTILKLQEEGLLNIKDKINKYLPHTITDRIANANEVTIEQCLNHRAGIRNYLQDIAPGVFDGSIVNYSAEQTLQLIYDKPADDPIGKGYYSNSNYLLLSLIIKKVTGKPSYQIINEKIINPLGLKNTTASTLLPDQLTRSYYAETANEPLSEVTHIDNNGIGGEGAIDGGMISTSSDVAQFVESLLTNKILSPASMQQLQTFVDNDPDRLEPDLKYNKQYGLGLMKLDTNQGVAMGHDGHVFGFGGKSYYFPKQKVTVCILLNTWSPKVVALLNAKDTFNLLF
- a CDS encoding ArsR/SmtB family transcription factor; the encoded protein is MNLRRDVFQAIADPTRRSILILVAAQSMTAGAIASNFDTARPTVSKHLQILTECELLRSEQNGREIIYHLNPNKMKEIADFIDPFRKMWDEKFNKLESVMKAFQNNSDKR
- a CDS encoding DMT family transporter, which codes for MKKSYLLLHLAVILAGFTGVFGKLITLNEGLLVWYRLLFSSIILFFIVKFLKIPTDIPFRGKIQISKAGILLTLHWLLFYASIKYANISIGVVCYCLTSFFTAVFKPVIDKEKFKLSELLLSMLTIIGISLIFHFDTSYQLGIILGVFSSAFGALYTIYNKRLVSHFDTKVINYYQMIAGTLCWGAFLPVYLLYFQSDSIVPDLKNTAYLGVLSLFCTVGLYVMFAEVLKKIPAFTVNLTYNLEPVYAIIMAFLFFGESKEVNLSFYIGLVFIIASVVLQTVISIKKIK
- a CDS encoding P1 family peptidase; this translates as MQSLTFGQKLRARDIGIPFSGTVGTFNSITDVKGVEVGYSTIISGKGKNTIGKGPVRTGVTAILPRGRNNNPVFANWYSLNGNGEMTGTTWVTESGFLETPIMITNTNSVGVVRDAVLKWFVKEHWYKEDWWYTYPVVAETYDGFLNDIYGFQVKESNVYEALNSAKSGRIQEGNVGGGTGMMCLGFKGGTGTASRIVKTGDSIYTVGALVQANFGRKESLKIAGVPVGKELENTVGSELKLPSESYRQEGDGSIIVVIATDAPLLPHQLKRIASRVPLGIGNVGGYGMNSSGDIFIAFSTANSTAFQRKDFSTVKMLPNDLIDPLFDATVQAVEESIINAMIAAETMEGVNGNKSYALPHQPVIDILRKYKRIP